A region of Geobacillus sp. 46C-IIa DNA encodes the following proteins:
- a CDS encoding YerC/YecD family TrpR-related protein, with protein sequence MQIDKLRGRELDQLFKAILSLRDVEECYRFFDDLCTVNEIQALAQRLEVARMLREGYTYHKIETETGASTATISRVKRCLNYGNDAYAMALDRIKEEEHETANEA encoded by the coding sequence ATGCAAATCGATAAGCTGCGCGGCAGAGAGCTTGATCAACTGTTTAAAGCCATTTTGTCGCTGCGTGATGTAGAGGAGTGTTACCGCTTTTTCGACGATTTATGCACGGTGAATGAAATTCAAGCGCTCGCTCAGCGGCTCGAGGTGGCGCGCATGTTGCGCGAAGGGTATACGTACCATAAAATCGAAACGGAAACCGGGGCGAGCACAGCGACCATTTCGCGTGTCAAACGTTGCCTCAATTACGGCAATGACGCCTACGCGATGGCGCTTGACCGCATTAAAGAGGAAGAACACGAGACGGCCAACGAAGCATAA